The genomic region CTCAGTGTCAGAAAGGAAGGTGCTGCCCGGGTGGTGGTTGGCGATGGCAATATATGTTGGCAACTTGGCATGCAGCATGTGGGTTGTGGAATCGGCACACAGCTCAGCTCTTTGTTGACTGCAAAGCGGCAGATACTAGTACAAACAAGAGAATTATCAGTGTCAATTGCagtgagaaaaagagagagagcAACAGCCTGCCTGCCTGAACCTGATTGCTGTTTAATGCAAAGTAGGGTGTGGTAGGCTGCTTAAGTTGAGAGTGTCCAATCGGCCATGACCATAGAGGACGAACAGGACCAGAAAGCAGAGACACAGCAATAAACCAGTGCCGTTACTATTTAACCAACCGAAAACACAGTACTACACTGTTTCATTGCATTGCAATACGAGATCTACTCTACTCTACATGTCAAATGGTAATTACCGTCCCTCAAAATGTTTGTATTGTTCTGGTGTATGAAGACACTAGTTATGCAGTAATTTCCTGTAACTTGGTGCGTACTTGCATCTGGATTATTTATGCATTGGTTGAGGTTCTTCCTGTAATCCCATCTTAGGGGGTTAAAAAATAGTGCAGGCTGCGGAAAAACAGGTGGAAAGACAAGACAGCAACATATAAAGCATTGGATGCTAATACAGACCAAATCATTAAGCCACACACATTTAATATCGAGGGCAGGCAGTTGACAAAAGGCCGGGGTAGTTGTGGCTGGAACACTGGTATATACTTCTAGACCATGTGAGAACCATTTAGCTGAATGTATACAGTTTAATTTGAAGCAGCACACCAGAATCTGCACATTTCAAGAAACAGATAAGCACTTCATGTTCAAGGCTCAATTTGTCCCTCTTTTTTCCCCTTACTTTTGTAACTTTAAGACAGACTTTGCTTTTCATTTGTTTAATTCATGTCTGGTGTGTGCGCCACCTGGCTTCCTCACCAGTCACCACTAGTTCAATACAAAATTAATTTTGGCATAATACAAGTGATCAGTTCATTGCCAAAACACATGTAACTGAAGACTGGTGGTAGTGTTTGCCGTCTATTGTCTTTGCCTTTTTAGTATATAGTTTAACAACTGACCCAATCACCCCAACTAGTTTTATACTTTAAGCAATGACATAATCATGAAGCATGACAGACCAACCCCATGCACTAAACTGAATCGAAGCTAACTCGCCTAAGTGAcaacaaaacaaacaaacaaaactcATTCTCCAGCGAAAATCGGTGACAATAAAATCCATGTGAAATGGAATAAGTAGAAGAAAGAAAGCATCCAAGAGGAGCAGTGGATCACAACAGAGTACTTCATCCTCCAAATAGGAATCAGAATCATTGACACCAATTTAGAATGATCACATGAATTTCATCATAATATATTCCTTGCCAAAAAGTTACAAGGGACAGAAGGGCACACCTTTGTTTTGCAGGATGCAAGAGACAAGCAGCTCCAAAGGAAATAATCTGATAGCAGAACAGTGGAGAGGTGCTTCTACTTATAGATGCCACGAACAGGTTGCTGATAGTGGGAAAGTAGGTGTGACATTTGGATCAAACTGAGGACCAACAATTGAATGCCACAATCTTATATATGTATAAACAAAAAGAAAATGCCCAGCTAGCTAGCTGTTGGTGGAATGTCTCAACATTCCCCCTTCCACATCACTGAACAACCAACCCAACGAAAGCAACCCAAACTCCCAAAGTGCATATCAGTCTTATGTGTCAGGGCACAGATACATCCATTGACCATTGGTAAGCCACTTCTTTTATGGATAAAATGTATACAAAAGCTTCCATGTGTTACAAGTGCATGGATTGGTCATTAATATGTTGAAGAGCTACAGCTCACCCGAGTTTCAAATTATGGTTAGACATGACATCAGAGTTGGAGATTGACCACCTAAACTCGCTTCACAGAACTTAATGGCCCCAACTGCACTTCCAAGATTTTGCATGTGCTGCTTCAAGTTTAAATCACACATTCAAACTGAGCAAAATACAACAACTTGCAAGAGCAGAAGTGCACATAATCAACATTTGATTTGATACACCTAGAAACTACATCCACTGGTTAATACAGGCAATAAGCCTACTTCCTACTAGCACACAACTCTGGCCTACTCATACAGGATACAACCACTACAGCTAAAGGCAAAACTCTAAATCTTTGCCACCACTTCAACTCTCACAGTTTCCAAAATTCTGGAGCAGCTTCGTTCTTCAAAATATCCCTCCAACGTATGGCAATGCAAGCGTTGAGAACAAACCTGCCCAGGACCAGCCAGAGGGCAAGATTGAGTGCCAACCATTGCCAGTGTTGGCCTCTCCTGGGAAGTCCGACCCAAAGTCTGATGATCCAGAAATGCCTGAGCCACTCGAGTTCAGTACTGATGATCCTGGATCAGAATCAGATGAACTAGTAACAGGGCTAGTGGATGATGTAGTAGGAGCAGTGGATCCAGCAGTAGAGCTGCAAAGATGAAATAGTTCACCATACACATCATTGCTTTAAACACGAGAGTTCCATGTTATCAGAATGCAAATTTATAAGCTTCACCTCGTTGGAGAAGACATTGATGATGCCAATACACAGGTTGCTGAGCCTGCAAAGAGGAGATGTAAGCATGATATTTCAGAACACCAAACTGAAAATCCTTGAAGCTATCTAGAAGGAGAAACCGTCTTACTTGGATTAGCATTGGCAAGCATTGCGGCACCCCTAAAGTCGCAGCTGGAGGGTGCAGGGTTCTTCTGGTAATAGCTGTTGAAGGCGTATGACGCATGGGCTTCCAAGGTATTTGGATAATAGCAGCTCCCTGATGGCTGTATTGGTGAGCAATCTGCTCCACCAATACCGCACGCATAGTCCAGTGCGTCCTGGAGCGCGGTTTGTGATGAGCCGGCCTTGGCCACGCACCAGGCTTGCTGCCCTGACACAACAGGAGCTGTGACTGGAGTAGTGGTCGGAGAAGTAGGCGGTGTAGTGCCGACAGTAGGCACCATTGGGTTCGTCGCTGGGTTTGTCAGTGGTGCCGATGGGGGGAATGTCGAAGGGGTGGTAACAGGAATGGTGACTGGCGTGTTGGGTGCAGATGTCGAAGGGGTTGGCAATGGTAATGTGGTAGAAGGGTCGTTTGAGGGGGTTGTGATAGGTGTGGGCAAAGGGTTTAATGAAGGGATTGTGATGGTAGGGTTTGTGGACGGCACGGTGATGATTGTTGGTGTTGGGTTCGTCGATGGGACTGTGATGGGCGTGGTCGGGTTGGTCACTTGAGCTGGATCCAAGTCATCATGGACAGTTGGTTTGCCTGCGTTAGCAACAATGAAGTATTTAGAGTGATTAGCTAGCATGGAATGCTAAGTTTCATGTTCTGATAGAGCACATGCATAGAACTAAGTAGGCAAGAAAGTAGGTATGAGATGCATATTGCCCAAGAGGGCTGTGAAATGAAAGTGAAATCTTAGAAAAGAAATTATCGTTACATGCATGCTCAGTTGTAGGCAAGTAGCAGTATGAAAAGAGAAGGAATGGGCCACACATGCATATCCCATCCCAGTATATGTATCTATACAGTGATGCTCCCCAATCTGAAGCACGCACAAATCAGCACAATTAATCTCTCCCAGTCCCAGATCGAGATGTAAATGCTGAAGTAAGTAGTATTGTGTTACTGCAGAGTCCAGACATAGAGTGGGATTTGTGTACAGATCGAAGGGGACGTTAAGTTCAGAATTAACCGTTCGTCCGTCCCATATataaaagggcaacctggtgcatgtagctcccgcttgcgcagggtccagggaagggtccgaccactttgggtcctTCCCATATATCACCTCAAGAAAATGAAATCGTGTGCAGCAGCCGCAGGTAGAGGCGCAAGAGTACATTTCGGAATCTAAAAATGTCCGCGGTAGTTGTGCAGATGAGCCTCCGGGACGGGGATCTAAACAGGAATTATAGTGGTGGAGGGTTTTATGGCGACAGAGCAGctggagaaagaagaagaggaagtaCCTGAGACCGAGGggagctcgaggaagaggagggagcAAGCGAGgggcaggaggaggaagaggaggcgaaCAACCATCCTCGCCGCCGGCCGCTCCGCAACCAGACAAGAAAGAGGTGGGTCGCCGCCGCAGCCTCAGCTAGTGTTGTTTTTTTGGGGGCTGCCCGAGGGAAGggaatggaaaggaaaaggtggtgatggtggtggtggtggtggtggtagcagGAGGCACGAGAGAGAGGTATGGGCGGAAAAGGCGCAAGGTGAGAGAGAGAAAGCACGCTCCCTCGCTTTCACTGTCACTGCAGCATCCGTCTGGAATGGAATACCGAATACAATACCCGTATCTATCTACGCATCCGCACCGCACAAGGGAAGAATGTTGGTAACAGCATCTATAATCGGAGTCTCTCGCTCCTGGCGGCTGGAACTGATGCGAAGCATCCCAAGATCATTTTCATGGATCTCTCGTCGTCCCACCAAATGTctagtggacccatgacacgagctctCGAAattgaggtgacatcactcctcttaCAATTTCACTTCAATGCATAtgagacttggctactacctcaaacggagatatTGTGCATACTTAGGTACCAAGGAGctagccatggagaagctaaggagcaagaagGATTGGGAGCGGAAGACAGAGAAGAAATCAGCCAAGTCCCAGACTGGTCGGATGATCCGGACAAGGTCCCGGACGATCCGGACAcagtccggatgatccggaccccagcccggacgatccggacaatTGGAGACCCGAGAGCAACATAAGCTGCCCTGAAGCCGGATCATTCGGACCCAGTCCCGGATCATCTGGACATacccggacgtccggaccaggACCCGAACATCTGGACCTCCCGCAGCCCCCACGACacagccggacgatccggacgccgacccggatcatccggacccctgaagcccggatcatccggacctacacccggatcatccggacaatgCCTGCGTGCATGATGTTGGGTCGAGGCCCaagtaccccttcgccccctttgCCTATATAAACGACTCCTCCACCACTTTTCTAGGATTAGCATTGGTTTatctcatatttagagatagaacattgctcatccacatcggatctactccacgagagagaccgcggtccctcttcggagaagatccctttggattcaagacccctctaagggaagatccccttgtggattcaagacctcctcacggagaagaccggctacctttgtatcgtccttagttgtccgtggatcgtgtgatctcttatgtactcgaggatctagcacatgtgtgactatttcgtgttggtttagtgattctctcgtgttttcccttgtgtttcccctcgtttttcccctcgtgttcttcgcgggatccgcttctttcgtgaaagatcggccgattagggttctatcCTACATCATCTtagtatctagagccacgttgatcacgatttcggagcctccccgttgtgtttctagccttgtttttgttatttttcgtcctaattcaaaaatccccacaaaaatagccccaaaattttttcttgtgatttgtgagttttgataatgttttgttggttttgatccgtgcatttgttgtgttgcaagtggatcttaccttcccccaccatctccacctcgcaATGCACCCCAAAATCCACGAAATCATCGAATTTGCCTCCTTTTTCACGTTCATCCCGAGCCTTTCCCCGAGCGAATTGACCCGCCTGGATCATCTGGACcctgacccggatcatccggacacgcCCGGATCATCCGACTCCTGCCCTGGATCATCCGGCTACACCTGACGAAACTGCATTTCCTGCAGTTTTATTACACCGCCGCCTACGCCTCCGCATACCCCCTTTGACTACCACCACCTACCTTCCGCCAACCCTTTCGATACATCCACCACTTGACCGCTACCAACTCTGACACATTTTGCCGcttttggttttgagaatttgagttgtagttcatcgtttcctagggtgtttcggctaactaggaacggttcgacatcgacatcaccgccgctcatcttcgccacggacgcgtcatcaacaacgaccttcccggtaacctcatcttgggtTCGTGACACCCTCAACCGTAAGAAAGgatggtaacttcgacgacatctttgtccacCCCTTGCCTttacattgataaccaccatagccttatccttttgcgtagcttacccatcgagactagccattgagtattgccggcaacgtaacttgtgcacattagtgatcatacttcccatagcatacatacatcattggtgcatatcttggtatcatctcttgtgtcacaaagttgtcatcgcatacacaattgctatcttggttcgtgaagcattgcacgaGAAAAGAGCTCAACACACAAAGAGcccaacaagcttttaagcaaaagggaaagataagcaaagagcttataagcaagaaccatagcatcatacaacattaagattgtcatactagatcatcttggatcatatcatcgaaacaccatacatagagcatacttgggatataaGTCAttccatttttgcttagtaggttgtgcacaagttcgtatccgcctattgtgcaatcgtgctagcgtctctctagtgttgtgcaacacgagcatttttcgtggattccacattttggctcatccttggttgcacaaccccacttatctctttgcgtgtgtgtttccgtgtactttacattgcttggtctacttgttgcatttgcaaatttgcgaatcttttccaacattattgaatcttgcttactttcacatcaaattttgtgccaccatcctaaccaagctccaccataagcttttacgtgtgtaggtgtgagaaaccgacaagaattggtaccaattgtgctatttccttgttccacattggagtgatcattgatccactttcaacttcggtcaaggtacatttggtatacgttcttctctttctaccactcacatttttctcttagaatgatggataggccaagtacttctaccaacccactcttcattgagcatgatgacgacatgaactcctacgtcaccaagagccacctctttggtgcataacgtgctttgcatcaagagcaacaagcaacgagtgagcgcatcgacaacctcgccaccgacttgcaactctctgagcaatgtacaagagactacttcgaccataagctcgatgatcacaagcaagagaacgacacaagaatggacgagattcatgctttgttgctcaaccactcttcttccacttcgtcctcatcaagacggagccgctcaagtcgacactccgacttcaccctctctggctcaagtacaccgacatcgaacactcttcgccgtgccgcgcgcaacgatcgtcaagcaagcctcaatcctctacgcgacaacgactctcaagagcaccggcatcgtcaaaaccaagctgccTTTGCACAAGCATGCGAACGGCAACGCCAacaccaacatgaagaggaagagcgagtgcgtctacaccaagaagcacaagatgccgGGGCACAATATAAAGCGCAACAATTGCGagatgctcaagcacttgaggcgcaacaagccctccaagattcaagtcgagccgtagccaaccgaggccgacaagctcgtgaacatgaagaagcacttcgtGAAGAAGCTCACAAACggagatttcaagctcgcgtgcaacgtcaagctcgacaagttcctccacaagctcgccaagaacatcaagttcaccaagagcatgaagacaatgaaggtcctccacgacaagagcaacatgaggtcgacaaccctcctcgccaagagcacaACGAGTTTGAAAATCATCAACTACATGGGcatcatcatcctcgaccccaacacaatgaagagcaacgctatggcaagctcaagttcaccatgcccaagttcaatggaagcaacgatcccgaagagtacctttcatgggcattgaag from Triticum aestivum cultivar Chinese Spring chromosome 4A, IWGSC CS RefSeq v2.1, whole genome shotgun sequence harbors:
- the LOC123086292 gene encoding G8 domain-containing protein DDB_G0286311; the encoded protein is MVVRLLFLLLPLACSLLFLELPSVSGKPTVHDDLDPAQVTNPTTPITVPSTNPTPTIITVPSTNPTITIPSLNPLPTPITTPSNDPSTTLPLPTPSTSAPNTPVTIPVTTPSTFPPSAPLTNPATNPMVPTVGTTPPTSPTTTPVTAPVVSGQQAWCVAKAGSSQTALQDALDYACGIGGADCSPIQPSGSCYYPNTLEAHASYAFNSYYQKNPAPSSCDFRGAAMLANANPSSATCVLASSMSSPTSSTAGSTAPTTSSTSPVTSSSDSDPGSSVLNSSGSGISGSSDFGSDFPGEANTGNGWHSILPSGWSWAGLFSTLALPYVGGIF